The proteins below come from a single Alkalinema sp. FACHB-956 genomic window:
- the rpsF gene encoding 30S ribosomal protein S6, translating to MAKNFIYETMYILRPDLGDESVDQAIEKYQGILKDNGAEILETQHRGKRRLAYEIDRHREGIYIQMNYRVTGAAIAAMERAMRLNEDVIRYLTVKQTVEAEEAQA from the coding sequence ATGGCTAAGAACTTTATCTACGAAACAATGTACATTCTGCGCCCTGACCTGGGGGATGAATCTGTCGATCAAGCGATCGAAAAATACCAAGGCATCCTCAAGGATAATGGGGCAGAAATTCTCGAAACTCAACACCGGGGTAAGCGTCGTCTGGCCTACGAAATCGATCGTCACCGTGAAGGCATCTACATTCAGATGAATTACCGGGTGACGGGCGCAGCGATCGCAGCCATGGAGCGGGCCATGCGTCTGAACGAAGATGTGATTCGCTACCTCACCGTCAAGCAAACCGTTGAAGCTGAAGAAGCGCAAGCTTAA
- a CDS encoding Tic20 family protein — translation MTGRGSVSPSDRFFSCLVYILPLMETLVLVSQGITGGSLLAPVFALLVVPLSPIISIYYGFGGLLSFAVFLALYMLVVRNSELSHFLRYNVMQAILFGIVLSLMGIVWQYFLEAIFKNTIVAETLFNTIFLGGLVAVGYSVVQTALGRYAEIPAISEAVSNQVRY, via the coding sequence ATGACTGGCCGTGGGTCTGTTAGTCCATCCGATCGCTTTTTTTCTTGCTTGGTCTACATCTTGCCCTTGATGGAAACCCTGGTTTTAGTCAGTCAAGGAATTACTGGTGGTTCATTACTAGCCCCTGTGTTTGCCCTGTTAGTGGTGCCCTTGAGTCCAATCATTAGCATTTACTACGGTTTTGGGGGCTTGCTTTCCTTTGCCGTATTTTTAGCCCTTTATATGTTGGTGGTGCGGAACTCGGAACTGTCCCACTTCCTCCGCTACAACGTCATGCAAGCCATTCTGTTCGGCATCGTCCTGAGTCTCATGGGGATTGTCTGGCAGTACTTCCTCGAGGCGATTTTCAAAAACACGATCGTTGCAGAGACGTTGTTCAACACAATTTTTCTGGGTGGCTTAGTGGCGGTCGGCTATTCAGTGGTTCAGACGGCCTTGGGGCGATATGCGGAAATTCCAGCCATTTCTGAGGCGGTGTCCAACCAAGTGCGTTACTAG
- a CDS encoding DUF2079 domain-containing protein, which produces MRAVKWLPLESPAALPVDLPPKPLQWLMGISMLILMGCSTVRHLLLRSGSLDLGYFDQAAYLLSQGEVPIVSFWGYHFMGGHADWIMYFVAILYKLYPTVYWLLGLQAIALSLSPWPVWALARQAGLTTAQASTIAGTTLLYPLLFNLNLSDFHPEVLAFPAILTALWAARANRIGWFGSAIFLALGCRDALALTIAAMGLWLIVWEKRRVCGAIALFSGTLWFLLATKVVIPAFRPHGVESVVRYGYLGQSLNEIVFNIFFKPWLWLEHIVSLETLNYLFVLLIPLAWGLVGLRSWKPLVPLVAAIPQLAMNLLSENDLMRNIIHQYSLPILPFLLLTVIAILAEGKGSIPSRRWIWVWAIVSFLAMAKYGQFTGKYLDGFETWQARREAIAQIPAHQGTVLTTHELIPHLTHRPGIYQITPNQPPQSFAAMDYVLINQHYPAFRKNPALATRWLNQLKADRQLQLQFEKEGVFLFVQRSHAKTLTSQAKR; this is translated from the coding sequence ATGCGTGCAGTGAAATGGCTCCCACTTGAGTCTCCAGCAGCTCTCCCCGTCGATCTCCCGCCCAAGCCGTTGCAGTGGCTGATGGGAATCAGCATGTTGATTTTGATGGGATGCAGCACGGTTCGCCATCTCCTGTTGCGATCGGGATCCCTCGACCTTGGATACTTCGACCAAGCGGCCTATCTGCTTAGCCAGGGGGAAGTGCCGATCGTGTCCTTCTGGGGCTACCACTTTATGGGCGGCCATGCGGACTGGATTATGTATTTTGTGGCGATCCTCTACAAACTGTATCCCACGGTGTACTGGTTGTTGGGGCTGCAAGCGATCGCCCTCAGTCTCAGCCCCTGGCCCGTCTGGGCCTTGGCACGGCAAGCGGGATTGACCACGGCTCAAGCCAGCACGATCGCGGGAACAACCCTGCTGTATCCCCTGCTGTTTAACCTGAATCTGTCGGACTTTCATCCGGAAGTGTTGGCCTTTCCCGCAATTCTGACCGCCCTTTGGGCCGCTCGGGCCAATCGTATCGGCTGGTTTGGTAGCGCAATTTTTCTCGCCCTGGGTTGCCGAGATGCTTTGGCGTTGACGATCGCGGCCATGGGGCTGTGGTTGATCGTCTGGGAAAAGCGCCGAGTCTGCGGTGCGATCGCGCTCTTTTCCGGCACCCTTTGGTTTCTTCTGGCGACAAAAGTGGTGATTCCGGCATTCCGACCCCATGGCGTGGAGTCAGTGGTGCGCTACGGCTATCTCGGCCAATCCCTTAACGAAATTGTCTTCAATATTTTCTTTAAACCTTGGCTCTGGCTGGAACATATTGTTTCCCTGGAAACGCTGAATTATCTGTTTGTGCTGCTGATTCCGCTGGCCTGGGGACTGGTGGGGTTACGTTCCTGGAAGCCGTTAGTCCCCTTGGTCGCGGCCATTCCCCAATTGGCGATGAATCTGCTGTCTGAGAATGATTTGATGCGCAATATCATCCATCAATACTCATTGCCGATTCTGCCCTTTCTGCTGTTAACCGTAATCGCAATCTTGGCCGAGGGCAAAGGGAGCATCCCATCACGGCGCTGGATCTGGGTTTGGGCGATCGTCAGCTTTCTGGCTATGGCGAAGTATGGGCAATTTACGGGTAAATATTTGGATGGATTTGAGACATGGCAGGCACGACGGGAGGCGATCGCCCAAATTCCGGCCCACCAGGGCACCGTACTCACGACCCACGAACTGATTCCCCACCTGACCCACCGTCCTGGGATTTATCAAATTACGCCAAATCAACCGCCCCAGAGTTTTGCCGCAATGGATTATGTGTTGATCAATCAGCACTACCCCGCCTTCCGGAAGAATCCCGCTCTAGCGACCCGCTGGCTGAACCAGCTCAAGGCCGATCGCCAGTTGCAGTTGCAGTTTGAAAAGGAGGGTGTTTTTCTTTTTGTGCAGCGATCGCACGCCAAAACGCTCACCTCACAAGCCAAACGCTAA
- the glyA gene encoding serine hydroxymethyltransferase, translating into MTTNSDFLSKQDPAVAALINQELKRQRDHLELIASENFTSPAVMAAQGSVLTNKYAEGLPSKRYYGGCEFVDQIEQIAIDRIKELFGAAHANVQPHSGAQANFAVFLALLKPGDTILGMDLSHGGHLTHGSPVNVSGKWFNVVQYGVSQETEQLDYEQIRELAKQHKPKLIICGYSAYPRTIHFDKFRSIADEVGAYLMADIAHIAGLVATGHHPNPLPYCDVVTTTTHKTLRGPRGGLIMTRDADLGKLFDKAVFPGTQGGPLEHVIAAKAVAFGEALKPEFKTYCAQVIANAQTLAAQLQARGFKIVSGGTDNHLLLVDLRSIGMTGKIADALVSEVNITANKNTVPFDPESPFVTSGLRLGTAAMTSRGMGTAEFTEIANIIADRLLNPEDAAIAQSCRDRVAALCERFPLYAHLGAAEVVAEEPALV; encoded by the coding sequence GTGACTACGAACTCTGATTTCCTCTCCAAACAGGATCCAGCAGTTGCTGCATTGATTAACCAGGAACTGAAGCGTCAACGGGATCACTTGGAACTGATTGCTAGCGAGAACTTTACCTCCCCCGCTGTCATGGCAGCCCAGGGCTCGGTGTTGACCAACAAATATGCTGAAGGCCTGCCCAGCAAGCGCTACTACGGCGGCTGCGAGTTTGTGGATCAGATTGAACAAATTGCCATCGATCGCATCAAGGAACTTTTTGGCGCAGCCCATGCCAACGTGCAACCCCACTCCGGTGCCCAGGCCAACTTTGCTGTGTTTTTAGCGCTCCTCAAACCGGGTGATACCATTTTGGGGATGGATCTGTCCCATGGCGGTCACCTAACCCACGGATCTCCGGTGAACGTTTCCGGGAAGTGGTTCAACGTCGTGCAATATGGCGTCAGTCAAGAAACTGAGCAACTAGACTACGAGCAAATTCGGGAACTGGCCAAACAACACAAGCCTAAGCTGATCATCTGTGGCTACTCAGCCTATCCCCGGACGATCCACTTCGACAAATTCCGATCGATCGCCGATGAAGTGGGTGCTTACCTCATGGCAGATATCGCCCACATTGCTGGGCTTGTTGCCACGGGCCACCATCCCAATCCCCTGCCCTACTGCGATGTGGTCACCACCACCACCCACAAGACTCTGCGGGGGCCGCGCGGTGGATTGATCATGACCCGCGATGCAGACCTGGGCAAATTGTTCGATAAGGCGGTGTTCCCTGGAACCCAAGGCGGGCCTCTGGAGCATGTCATCGCGGCAAAAGCCGTTGCCTTTGGCGAAGCCCTCAAGCCTGAGTTCAAGACCTATTGCGCCCAAGTCATTGCCAACGCCCAAACTTTAGCAGCCCAACTGCAAGCACGGGGCTTCAAGATCGTTTCCGGCGGCACCGATAACCATCTATTGCTGGTGGATCTGCGATCGATCGGGATGACAGGTAAAATTGCCGATGCCCTGGTCAGCGAAGTCAACATCACTGCCAACAAAAACACCGTTCCCTTTGATCCAGAATCGCCCTTTGTCACCAGTGGTTTACGGCTGGGTACAGCAGCCATGACGAGCCGGGGTATGGGAACCGCTGAGTTTACGGAAATTGCCAACATCATTGCCGATCGTTTGCTGAACCCGGAAGATGCCGCGATCGCCCAATCCTGCCGCGATCGTGTAGCAGCCCTGTGTGAGCGCTTTCCGCTCTATGCCCATCTGGGTGCTGCTGAAGTAGTCGCTGAAGAACCCGCCCTCGTGTAG
- a CDS encoding Npun_F5560 family protein: protein MSQAEIPTLQQLQAEVVHLKEELQTRDQLVQQLSQELFRLVKGNSRQPLQQVTTERDLAEMRALREQLQGMEEQVSFYQDQIAERDTRICSLEQSVQELSDRSQMLEQVVQELPNLYRQKFAERMAPVKEKVAQIQQENRKLHAELQSVSYRLAVRSRKAGQLDLPSFARGEDEVDLSAPGLSPLENV from the coding sequence GTGTCCCAAGCTGAAATTCCTACTCTCCAGCAGCTTCAGGCTGAAGTTGTCCATCTCAAAGAAGAGTTGCAAACCCGTGACCAGTTGGTACAGCAGCTCTCCCAGGAACTATTTCGGCTGGTCAAGGGAAATAGTCGTCAGCCCCTACAGCAAGTGACAACTGAACGCGACTTGGCGGAAATGCGAGCCCTGCGGGAACAGTTGCAAGGCATGGAAGAACAGGTCAGCTTTTACCAGGATCAAATTGCTGAACGTGATACTCGGATTTGCTCTCTGGAGCAGTCAGTACAGGAGCTGAGCGATCGGTCACAAATGCTAGAACAGGTGGTTCAGGAACTGCCGAATCTCTATCGCCAAAAGTTTGCTGAACGGATGGCTCCTGTCAAGGAAAAAGTAGCCCAAATTCAGCAGGAAAATCGCAAACTCCATGCCGAGTTACAAAGTGTCAGCTATCGCTTGGCGGTGCGGAGTCGTAAGGCGGGACAACTGGATTTACCCAGCTTTGCCCGTGGTGAAGACGAAGTTGATTTGTCTGCACCAGGGCTATCTCCCTTAGAAAATGTCTAA
- a CDS encoding DedA family protein, with product MSLDFISPELIEDIAQKYGYWAVFVGILLENLGLPIPGETVTIVGGFLAGSEQLKYHWVLLDAAGGAALGGTAGYWIGRAGGWPLLLNLGKLLRFQESQLEDLRQQFSSSAGKAVFFGRFIALLRVFASPLAGIAEMPFWKFTAYNVAGALTWATVMVSLAFFAGQLVPLEKLISLASQFALIALAIVVAVIAIPLWLESRKHKPIVTPQHSAEGE from the coding sequence ATGTCATTGGACTTCATTTCGCCAGAGCTAATTGAAGACATTGCCCAGAAGTATGGCTACTGGGCAGTTTTTGTGGGGATCTTGCTGGAAAATCTGGGGTTACCCATTCCTGGCGAAACGGTGACGATCGTCGGCGGTTTTTTGGCGGGCAGTGAGCAGTTGAAATATCACTGGGTGCTCCTGGATGCGGCAGGGGGAGCGGCCCTGGGTGGTACGGCGGGCTATTGGATTGGCCGTGCAGGGGGTTGGCCTCTGCTGTTGAACCTAGGAAAGCTCCTGCGTTTTCAAGAATCTCAATTAGAAGATTTACGCCAACAGTTTAGTTCTAGTGCTGGTAAAGCTGTCTTTTTTGGGCGCTTTATTGCGCTTTTGCGGGTTTTTGCCAGTCCACTGGCGGGCATTGCTGAAATGCCCTTTTGGAAATTCACAGCCTACAACGTTGCGGGAGCATTGACTTGGGCCACGGTAATGGTCAGTCTTGCCTTCTTTGCGGGACAATTAGTGCCTCTAGAAAAGCTCATCAGTCTAGCGTCCCAGTTTGCCTTGATTGCCCTCGCGATCGTGGTGGCTGTGATTGCGATTCCCCTGTGGTTGGAGTCGCGCAAGCACAAGCCGATCGTGACCCCTCAACATTCTGCTGAAGGGGAATAA
- a CDS encoding fumarylacetoacetate hydrolase family protein, translated as MAQRYVRIQAPDQRIFYGLLHLDRTVQVLDAPPWLHGQPMDLTFPETDYQLLAPCAPSKIVAVGKNYAKHAAEMGGVLPPEPLLFLKPTTTIIPHCGSILYPPQSDRVDYEGELALVMGDRAVDCSLAEAETKIWGYTIANDVTARDLQQKDGQWTRAKGFDTFCPIGPWIVREISPDAQVTTLLNETNVQSASVSEMVFSPAALVSYISHIMTLLPGDVILTGTPEGVGPMQVGDRVRVSIEGIGFLENTVHKRISPE; from the coding sequence ATGGCACAGCGCTATGTCCGCATCCAAGCCCCTGATCAACGCATTTTTTATGGGTTGCTCCACCTCGATCGCACCGTGCAGGTGCTCGACGCTCCTCCTTGGTTGCATGGACAGCCGATGGATCTGACCTTTCCGGAAACGGATTACCAACTACTAGCGCCCTGTGCCCCCTCAAAAATTGTGGCCGTGGGTAAGAATTACGCGAAACATGCCGCCGAAATGGGTGGTGTTCTGCCACCGGAACCCTTGTTGTTTTTGAAACCCACCACCACAATTATTCCCCATTGCGGATCCATTCTGTATCCGCCCCAGTCCGATCGAGTAGATTACGAAGGAGAATTGGCGCTGGTCATGGGCGATCGTGCCGTGGATTGTTCTTTGGCTGAGGCGGAAACCAAAATTTGGGGGTACACGATCGCCAACGATGTCACAGCCCGCGACCTTCAGCAAAAAGACGGCCAATGGACTCGGGCCAAGGGGTTTGACACCTTTTGTCCGATCGGCCCCTGGATTGTGCGGGAAATTAGTCCGGATGCCCAAGTCACAACGCTCTTGAATGAGACGAATGTTCAATCAGCCTCTGTCAGCGAAATGGTTTTCTCGCCTGCGGCGTTGGTGTCATACATTAGCCACATCATGACCTTGTTACCGGGAGATGTGATTCTCACCGGCACTCCTGAGGGCGTTGGCCCCATGCAAGTGGGCGATCGAGTACGAGTCTCGATCGAGGGAATCGGATTTCTAGAAAACACCGTTCATAAACGGATTAGTCCTGAATGA
- a CDS encoding SGNH/GDSL hydrolase family protein: MPQAPLASTDKSAVKDNYDFANFLSNYSSALSRRSRSTRWIKSLIHDLFDDRYLLAISPKNTLHRRQYDQIVAFGDSLTDTGNFSRDFSRAFGIPFPPSPPYAPGRLSNGALWVESLAKDLGITKVSNFAYIGATTGTQNVASLTLGQALPDIFPGIQQEVDTFQLSLAGQRANPNALYFVWGGANDYLFSLQSQFANAANDIVQGVTNIARSVMKLSDLGANTIAVANLPNLGRTPFATIRNISTESTLYSLAFNITLSFTLAKLDRYLKADIVELDTFSLGEAIAANPSKFGFTNITEPAIAKLPTINPDTYLFWDEFHPTQAFHNVIAKTFEHALSAPTPSRVLETSLNTAISLLNSSNGSALRSAFTTLLSSSSQRLSSINPLLASQSITPPSKLSLV; encoded by the coding sequence ATGCCCCAGGCCCCGCTAGCATCCACTGATAAAAGCGCTGTTAAAGATAATTACGATTTTGCCAATTTTCTCTCCAATTACTCCAGTGCTCTGAGTCGTCGATCGCGATCGACCCGGTGGATCAAGTCTCTTATTCATGATCTATTTGACGATCGGTATCTGCTAGCGATCTCACCGAAAAATACGCTACATCGCCGACAATACGACCAAATTGTGGCCTTTGGTGACAGTTTGACGGATACCGGAAATTTTTCTCGCGACTTTTCTAGGGCCTTTGGCATTCCGTTTCCGCCCAGCCCACCCTATGCCCCCGGTCGTCTTTCCAACGGAGCCCTGTGGGTTGAGTCCCTGGCGAAGGATCTCGGTATCACGAAGGTGTCCAATTTTGCCTACATCGGAGCGACCACTGGAACACAGAATGTAGCTTCATTAACCTTAGGCCAAGCCTTACCCGATATCTTTCCCGGCATCCAGCAGGAAGTAGATACCTTCCAACTCAGTTTGGCGGGACAACGGGCTAATCCCAATGCCCTATATTTCGTTTGGGGCGGAGCCAATGATTATCTCTTTTCGTTGCAAAGCCAGTTTGCCAATGCCGCCAATGACATTGTCCAAGGCGTAACCAACATTGCCCGATCGGTGATGAAGTTGTCGGATCTGGGAGCCAATACGATCGCGGTTGCCAACTTGCCCAACCTAGGCCGCACCCCCTTCGCCACCATCCGCAATATTTCCACGGAAAGCACCCTCTATAGTTTGGCGTTTAACATCACCCTCTCCTTTACCTTGGCCAAACTCGATCGCTACCTCAAAGCCGACATCGTAGAACTGGATACCTTTTCGCTCGGAGAAGCGATCGCGGCCAATCCCAGCAAGTTTGGCTTCACGAATATCACTGAGCCAGCGATCGCGAAACTCCCAACCATCAACCCGGATACCTATCTTTTCTGGGACGAGTTCCATCCCACTCAAGCCTTCCACAATGTGATTGCGAAAACCTTTGAGCATGCGTTGTCTGCTCCGACGCCCAGCCGAGTACTGGAAACTAGCTTAAACACCGCGATCAGCTTACTCAATAGCAGTAATGGCAGTGCCCTGCGATCGGCATTTACCACCCTGCTCAGCAGCAGTTCCCAACGGTTATCCAGCATAAACCCACTGTTGGCTTCCCAATCGATTACTCCACCCTCCAAACTCAGTTTGGTTTAA
- a CDS encoding glycosyltransferase: MFSVVIPTYNRKPILEKCLRALEKQAWSEPYEVVVVDDGSTDGTVDWLRDRSAEFPHVNLFCQNHLGPSAARNLGVEKAQGDMIIFIDSDLVVLSTFLQSHGAALAKGRQELGSDRFFTYGRVINTCNFDQPTAEPYKVTDFSAAFFATGNVAIPKHWLLEAGLFDTGFQLYGWEDLELGVRLKNLGLKLIKAPEAVGYHWHPPFSLAQIPNLIDKEIQRGRMGVLFYQKHPTWEVRMMIQMTWIHKVLWGLLSLGGLLNEKTMAPLLQWLIDRGQPQLALEAARIFLNWYNVRGVYDAYAELKAQSC, translated from the coding sequence GTGTTTAGTGTTGTCATTCCGACCTACAACCGCAAGCCCATTCTTGAAAAGTGTCTGCGGGCACTGGAGAAGCAGGCTTGGAGCGAACCCTATGAAGTCGTAGTGGTGGATGATGGCTCAACCGATGGCACGGTGGATTGGTTACGCGATCGATCGGCGGAATTTCCCCATGTCAACCTCTTTTGCCAAAACCACCTTGGCCCCTCGGCAGCAAGAAACTTGGGGGTGGAAAAGGCCCAAGGAGACATGATTATTTTTATTGACAGTGATTTAGTGGTGCTGTCTACGTTTCTCCAGTCCCATGGGGCTGCGTTGGCAAAAGGGCGTCAGGAATTGGGCAGCGATCGCTTTTTTACCTATGGCCGCGTGATTAACACCTGCAACTTTGATCAACCCACGGCGGAACCCTACAAAGTCACGGATTTCTCGGCGGCGTTTTTTGCAACGGGCAATGTGGCGATTCCCAAGCACTGGTTACTGGAAGCGGGCTTGTTCGATACGGGGTTTCAACTCTACGGCTGGGAGGATTTGGAACTGGGAGTGCGGCTGAAAAATTTGGGGCTGAAGCTGATTAAGGCTCCGGAAGCCGTGGGCTATCATTGGCATCCGCCGTTTAGCTTGGCCCAGATTCCCAACCTAATTGACAAGGAAATTCAGCGCGGGCGGATGGGCGTGTTGTTTTACCAAAAGCACCCCACTTGGGAAGTGCGGATGATGATCCAAATGACCTGGATTCATAAGGTTCTCTGGGGGTTGCTGTCCCTAGGGGGTTTGCTGAATGAAAAGACGATGGCTCCGCTGCTGCAATGGTTGATCGATCGCGGGCAACCTCAATTAGCGTTGGAAGCGGCCCGGATTTTCCTCAATTGGTACAACGTGCGTGGGGTCTATGATGCCTACGCTGAACTCAAGGCGCAAAGCTGTTAA
- a CDS encoding argininosuccinate synthase, whose product MGRAKKVVLAYSGGVDTSVCIPYLKQEWGVEEVITLAADLGQGDELEPIRQKALNSGAAVSLVADAKADFVKNYAFPAIQANALYENRYPLSTALARPLIAKLLVDAAAEHGADAVAHGCTGKGNDQVRFDVAIAALNPNLKVLAPAREWGMSREETIAYGEKFGIPSPVKKSSPYSVDLNLLGRSIEAGPLEDPYYEPTEEVFVLTKAIADTPNEPEYVEISFEQGVPVAIDGQAFDPVDLFIHLNQRVGNHGIGRIDMLENRLVGIKSREIYETPGLLVLIHAHRDLESLTLTKDVTQYKRGLEETYGQMVYNGLWYSPLKEALDAFIQKTQERVTGTVRVKLFKGNATIVGRKSANSLYNEDLATYGSGDQFDHKAAEGFIYVWGLPTRVWSQKVRG is encoded by the coding sequence ATGGGGCGAGCAAAGAAGGTTGTGTTGGCCTATTCCGGCGGTGTGGATACCTCCGTTTGCATTCCTTACCTCAAACAGGAATGGGGCGTCGAAGAAGTCATTACCCTGGCGGCTGACCTAGGACAGGGTGATGAGCTGGAACCTATCCGCCAGAAAGCGTTGAATTCTGGGGCTGCCGTTTCCCTAGTGGCCGATGCCAAGGCTGACTTCGTGAAAAATTATGCCTTCCCAGCCATTCAAGCCAACGCCCTCTACGAAAATCGCTATCCTTTGTCTACGGCCCTAGCACGGCCCTTGATTGCCAAGTTGCTTGTGGATGCCGCAGCGGAGCATGGTGCAGATGCCGTAGCCCATGGCTGTACGGGGAAAGGCAACGACCAAGTGCGCTTTGATGTCGCGATCGCGGCCCTCAATCCCAATCTCAAGGTCCTCGCTCCGGCACGGGAATGGGGCATGAGCCGTGAAGAGACGATCGCCTACGGTGAAAAGTTTGGCATTCCATCTCCGGTGAAAAAGTCCTCTCCCTACAGTGTGGATCTCAATTTGCTGGGCCGTAGTATCGAAGCAGGCCCGCTGGAAGATCCTTACTATGAACCGACGGAAGAAGTCTTTGTCTTGACCAAGGCGATCGCTGATACCCCCAACGAACCTGAATACGTAGAAATTAGCTTTGAGCAGGGCGTTCCCGTGGCGATCGATGGCCAAGCCTTTGATCCAGTCGACCTGTTCATCCACCTCAACCAGCGGGTGGGCAACCATGGCATCGGGCGGATCGATATGCTGGAAAACCGCTTGGTCGGTATTAAATCCCGCGAAATTTACGAAACGCCTGGTTTGTTAGTTCTGATCCACGCCCACCGGGATTTGGAAAGCCTCACCCTAACCAAGGATGTCACCCAATACAAACGGGGCTTGGAAGAAACCTACGGCCAAATGGTTTACAACGGGTTATGGTATAGCCCCTTGAAAGAAGCCCTCGATGCCTTTATCCAGAAGACCCAGGAGCGGGTAACAGGTACCGTGCGGGTGAAGTTGTTCAAGGGCAACGCTACGATCGTCGGTCGTAAATCCGCCAACTCTCTCTATAACGAAGATCTGGCAACCTACGGATCGGGCGATCAGTTCGACCACAAGGCCGCAGAAGGCTTTATCTATGTGTGGGGCTTGCCTACGCGCGTCTGGTCTCAAAAAGTTCGTGGCTAG
- a CDS encoding STAS domain-containing protein, translating into MPAGDQNDTRTIQVTIARSMYFQSMHLSQENLSQKNLIKGCGMTVQIETKGLVLLQPQFQFDEQWLAAQMKQVSRHRSNGPEQTQVQQLWVLDLSAIDSLDSTGLVALASGVRMAKHHGARMVICGLSPSMRLILEISRLDNVLPIVETYEGLVQDC; encoded by the coding sequence ATGCCTGCTGGAGACCAGAACGATACCAGAACGATACAGGTCACGATCGCTCGATCCATGTATTTTCAATCCATGCATCTTAGTCAAGAAAATCTTAGTCAAAAGAATTTAATCAAGGGGTGTGGTATGACAGTTCAAATAGAGACCAAAGGTTTAGTCCTTTTACAACCCCAGTTTCAGTTTGATGAACAGTGGTTAGCTGCTCAAATGAAGCAGGTTTCCCGCCATCGATCGAACGGGCCTGAGCAGACTCAGGTTCAACAGCTTTGGGTGTTAGACCTATCCGCGATCGATTCATTGGATAGTACCGGCTTAGTTGCCCTCGCCTCTGGGGTACGCATGGCCAAACACCACGGGGCCAGAATGGTGATTTGTGGCCTTAGTCCGTCAATGCGATTAATTTTGGAAATTTCTCGTTTAGACAACGTATTGCCGATCGTGGAAACCTATGAAGGTCTTGTCCAAGATTGCTAA
- a CDS encoding Uma2 family endonuclease, translating into MVTQLTKPDEIFYPESDGEPLANSTIQFDWIVLIKENLEIFYRNQNDVFIAGDLFWYPVEGDPTIRCAPDVLVVLGRPKHSRKSYKQWEEGQIPPQIIFEILSDSNTSDEMDRKLRFYDRYGVEEYYVYDPRVATLQIFLRGQRGLEPVTIGSDWVSPRLQIRFCLTEDDLELYQPNGERFLNPVELRELAEQERQRAESEKQRAESEKQRAESEKQRAESEKQRADRAEAQLIQAVLKLAELGLSPEQIATTLALEVETVAGIVG; encoded by the coding sequence ATGGTTACCCAACTGACCAAGCCCGATGAAATTTTCTACCCAGAATCGGATGGAGAACCGTTGGCCAATAGTACGATTCAGTTTGATTGGATTGTTCTGATCAAAGAAAATTTAGAGATTTTCTACCGAAATCAGAATGATGTCTTTATTGCAGGGGATTTATTTTGGTATCCGGTGGAGGGAGACCCTACGATTCGCTGTGCACCGGATGTCTTAGTTGTTTTGGGGCGACCCAAGCATAGCCGCAAGTCCTACAAACAGTGGGAGGAGGGGCAGATTCCGCCGCAAATCATCTTTGAAATCCTCTCCGATAGTAATACTTCTGATGAAATGGATCGGAAGCTCCGATTCTATGATCGCTATGGCGTGGAGGAGTATTACGTTTATGACCCTCGGGTTGCGACGTTACAGATTTTTCTGCGCGGGCAACGGGGCTTGGAACCTGTGACGATCGGATCGGACTGGGTAAGTCCCCGTTTACAAATTCGTTTTTGCTTGACTGAAGATGACCTAGAACTCTATCAACCCAATGGAGAGCGCTTTCTCAACCCAGTGGAACTGCGCGAACTGGCTGAGCAAGAGCGGCAACGGGCTGAGTCTGAAAAGCAGCGGGCTGAGTCTGAAAAGCAACGGGCTGAGTCTGAAAAGCAACGGGCTGAGTCTGAAAAACAACGGGCCGATCGCGCTGAAGCTCAACTGATCCAAGCGGTGCTAAAACTCGCAGAATTGGGACTGAGCCCTGAACAGATTGCCACTACCTTGGCGCTAGAGGTGGAAACGGTTGCTGGTATTGTGGGTTAA